One part of the Streptomyces nigra genome encodes these proteins:
- a CDS encoding STAS domain-containing protein, whose translation MSENRTGLAVTTAGRSPDEPDEPTVVTLRGEIDLGTATPLTMRLDALTSGPSPDLVLDLRGVTFIDCAGLGVLCRVRNRVSARAGRLRLVSDSARFRGMLRLVDLDEAFEIAAGLPDVTSRPVVDVGSGADARDAVR comes from the coding sequence ATGTCCGAGAACCGCACAGGACTCGCCGTCACCACCGCGGGGCGCTCCCCCGACGAGCCCGACGAGCCGACCGTCGTGACGCTGCGCGGTGAGATCGACCTCGGTACCGCGACCCCGCTCACGATGCGGCTGGACGCCCTGACGTCGGGCCCGTCCCCGGATCTGGTCCTCGACCTGCGCGGCGTGACCTTCATCGACTGCGCCGGCCTGGGTGTCCTGTGCCGGGTGCGCAACCGGGTCAGCGCCCGCGCGGGCCGGCTCCGGCTGGTCAGCGACAGCGCCCGCTTCCGGGGCATGCTCCGCCTCGTGGATCTGGACGAGGCGTTCGAGATCGCCGCCGGGCTGCCGGACGTGACGTCCCGGCCGGTGGTGGACGTGGGCTCGGGCGCCGACGCGCGGGACGCCGTGCGCTGA
- a CDS encoding alcohol dehydrogenase catalytic domain-containing protein, translating into MKGYVFHGTGKAAWEEIPDPALKEPTDAVVRVGAVTICGTDLHILKGDVPEVRPGTVLGHEAVGEIVEVGGDVRTVRPGDRVLVSCITACGRCASCRQAAYGQCRGGGGWILGHLIDGTQAEYVRVPFADMSVHPLPGGLSDQAAVLLADIFPTSYEVGVLNGRVRPGDTVVVVGAGPVGLAAVATAKLFSPERIVAVDLAPARLEAARALGADAVADARETPEQLVADLTGGLGADVVVEAVGTPETFELCTRMVRPGGHVANVGVHGAPATLHLEDLWIKNITITTGLVDTYSTPTLLRMTAAGRLPTAELVTHTFLLDEMQEAYDVFAGAADTGALKVVLGGPHHDEILPVDAA; encoded by the coding sequence ATGAAGGGTTACGTGTTCCACGGCACCGGCAAGGCCGCCTGGGAGGAGATCCCGGATCCGGCCCTCAAGGAACCCACCGACGCGGTCGTCCGCGTCGGCGCCGTCACCATCTGCGGCACGGACCTGCACATCCTCAAGGGCGACGTCCCGGAGGTCCGCCCCGGCACGGTCCTCGGGCACGAGGCGGTCGGCGAGATCGTCGAGGTCGGCGGCGACGTACGGACGGTGCGCCCGGGGGACCGTGTGCTGGTGTCCTGCATCACCGCGTGCGGGCGCTGCGCGTCCTGCCGGCAGGCGGCGTACGGCCAGTGCCGGGGCGGCGGGGGCTGGATCCTCGGCCACCTGATCGACGGCACCCAGGCCGAGTACGTCCGGGTCCCGTTCGCGGACATGTCCGTGCACCCGCTTCCCGGTGGCCTGTCCGACCAGGCCGCCGTCCTGCTGGCCGACATCTTCCCGACGTCGTACGAGGTGGGCGTGCTCAACGGGCGGGTCCGGCCCGGCGACACCGTCGTCGTGGTCGGCGCGGGGCCCGTCGGACTCGCGGCCGTCGCCACGGCGAAGCTGTTCTCGCCGGAGCGGATCGTGGCCGTCGACCTGGCCCCGGCCCGGCTGGAGGCCGCCCGCGCGCTCGGCGCCGACGCGGTGGCCGACGCCCGGGAGACGCCGGAACAGCTGGTCGCCGACCTGACCGGCGGGCTCGGCGCGGACGTCGTCGTCGAGGCGGTCGGCACACCGGAGACCTTCGAGCTGTGCACCCGTATGGTCCGCCCCGGCGGGCACGTCGCCAACGTCGGCGTCCACGGGGCCCCCGCGACCCTGCACCTCGAGGACCTCTGGATCAAGAACATCACGATCACCACGGGCCTGGTCGACACCTACTCGACCCCGACCCTGCTGCGGATGACGGCCGCCGGCCGCCTGCCCACCGCCGAACTCGTCACCCACACCTTCCTGCTCGACGAGATGCAGGAGGCGTACGACGTGTTCGCGGGCGCCGCCGACACCGGGGCGCTGAAGGTGGTCCTCGGCGGCCCGCACCACGACGAGATCCTGCCGGTCGACGCCGCCTGA
- a CDS encoding pyridoxamine 5'-phosphate oxidase family protein, whose translation MVHDDSRPAPVGPRRRIELDGAEALRLLGSVSLGRIVFTRHALPTVRPVNHVLDGGDIVIRTHDGAALTSRTERAGDPGVVVAYEADAIDPHTHLGWSVVVTGYARLVTDPEDLARCRRLVRPWVDQALDHAMDQAVRIRPDLVTGILLTADGHDAPAGV comes from the coding sequence ATGGTTCACGACGACAGCCGGCCGGCCCCCGTGGGGCCGCGCCGCCGCATCGAGCTCGACGGCGCGGAGGCGCTGCGACTGCTGGGCAGCGTCTCGCTGGGCCGGATCGTGTTCACCCGGCACGCGCTGCCCACCGTCCGCCCGGTCAACCACGTCCTGGACGGCGGGGACATCGTCATCCGCACCCACGACGGCGCCGCGCTCACCTCCCGCACCGAGCGCGCCGGGGACCCCGGGGTGGTCGTCGCCTACGAGGCGGACGCCATCGACCCGCACACCCATCTCGGCTGGAGCGTGGTCGTGACCGGCTACGCCCGTCTGGTGACCGACCCGGAGGACCTGGCGCGCTGCCGACGGCTGGTGCGGCCGTGGGTGGATCAGGCGCTGGACCATGCGATGGACCAGGCGGTCCGGATCCGCCCCGACCTGGTCACCGGCATCCTGCTGACGGCGGACGGCCACGACGCCCCGGCCGGGGTCTGA
- a CDS encoding GAF domain-containing protein has translation MGSAETPRQARIRLPQLRLDELLEELQARLDAARGTRDRVHSLLEAVLSVGRDLNLEQALYSIVEAAAVLVDAEYAALGVISPDGRHLSAFHTVGVSEEQIARIGHFPEGHGILGELIRHPEPLRLTKISEHPASYGFPPNHPPMNTFLGVPIRVRGQVFGNLYLTEKRGGAQFDGEDESVLSTLAVAAGVAIDNARLYEESRLRERWLRATAEITHTLLSGGGRAEVLRLIAERAGEITGSALAAVGMPMEETGTLSVEIAVGLDAEAHQGLVLPVESTLMGMAFTEAVPVTSTDVCQDPRVSPEPPRFAGLGPAVAVPIGTAEGEVRGVLLLGREAGRTVFSPSETETLQAFAAQAAVAMELAQRRQDAEEVAVLKDRDRIARDLHDLAIQRLFATGMTLQSAGRFIEHPEAAERVVRAVDDLDETIKIIRSTIFGLRSREGGAGSGLRARVVRVVGEAAPVLGFVPSVRMEGLVDTDVPREIADHVVAVLSEALTNVARHAHAHRADVALVAEPGRVRLSVTDDGVGIPPGGRRSGLRNMAERARQPGGDLELSTPEAGGTHLLWWVPLPSS, from the coding sequence GTGGGAAGCGCCGAGACGCCGCGGCAGGCACGCATCCGACTGCCGCAGCTGAGGCTGGACGAGTTGCTGGAGGAGCTCCAGGCGCGTCTGGACGCGGCCCGCGGCACCCGCGACCGGGTGCACAGCCTGCTGGAGGCGGTGCTCTCCGTCGGCCGGGACCTCAATCTGGAACAGGCCCTGTACAGCATCGTCGAGGCCGCTGCCGTCCTCGTCGACGCCGAGTACGCCGCGCTCGGCGTGATCAGCCCCGACGGCAGGCACCTGTCCGCGTTCCACACGGTCGGGGTCAGCGAGGAGCAGATCGCCCGGATCGGGCACTTCCCGGAGGGTCACGGCATCCTCGGCGAGCTGATCCGCCACCCCGAGCCGCTGCGCCTGACGAAGATCTCCGAGCATCCGGCGTCGTACGGCTTCCCGCCGAACCATCCGCCGATGAACACCTTCCTGGGCGTCCCGATCCGGGTCCGCGGCCAGGTGTTCGGCAATCTGTATCTCACGGAGAAGCGGGGCGGGGCGCAGTTCGACGGCGAGGACGAGTCGGTGCTGTCGACACTGGCCGTCGCGGCCGGTGTCGCCATCGACAACGCCCGGTTGTACGAGGAATCCCGGCTGCGGGAGCGCTGGCTGCGGGCCACCGCGGAGATCACCCACACACTGCTGTCCGGCGGGGGACGTGCCGAGGTGCTGCGGCTCATCGCCGAGCGGGCCGGCGAGATCACCGGCTCGGCCCTGGCCGCGGTCGGGATGCCGATGGAGGAGACCGGCACCCTCTCCGTGGAGATCGCCGTCGGACTGGACGCCGAGGCCCACCAGGGCCTTGTGCTGCCGGTCGAGTCGACGCTGATGGGGATGGCGTTCACCGAGGCCGTGCCGGTCACCAGCACGGACGTCTGCCAGGACCCGCGGGTCTCCCCGGAGCCGCCCCGCTTCGCCGGACTCGGCCCGGCCGTGGCCGTGCCCATCGGCACCGCGGAGGGCGAGGTGCGCGGCGTCCTGCTGCTCGGGCGGGAGGCGGGCCGGACCGTGTTCTCGCCGTCGGAGACCGAGACCCTCCAGGCGTTCGCCGCCCAGGCCGCCGTCGCGATGGAGCTGGCGCAGCGCCGGCAGGACGCCGAGGAGGTCGCCGTGCTCAAGGACCGCGACCGGATCGCCCGCGACCTGCACGACCTGGCTATCCAGCGACTGTTCGCGACAGGGATGACCCTGCAGAGCGCGGGCCGCTTCATCGAGCACCCCGAGGCCGCCGAACGCGTCGTGCGGGCCGTGGACGACCTCGACGAGACCATCAAGATCATCCGGTCCACGATCTTCGGGCTGCGCTCACGCGAGGGCGGGGCCGGGTCGGGGCTGCGGGCCCGTGTGGTGCGGGTCGTCGGCGAGGCCGCGCCGGTGCTGGGCTTCGTGCCGAGCGTCCGGATGGAGGGCCTGGTCGACACCGATGTGCCCCGGGAGATCGCCGACCATGTGGTGGCCGTGCTGTCGGAGGCCCTGACGAACGTGGCCCGGCACGCACACGCTCATCGCGCCGACGTCGCCCTCGTCGCCGAGCCCGGCCGGGTCCGGCTCTCCGTGACGGACGACGGCGTCGGCATCCCGCCGGGCGGACGCCGCAGCGGGCTGCGCAACATGGCGGAACGGGCCCGGCAGCCGGGCGGCGACCTGGAGCTGAGCACCCCGGAGGCCGGCGGCACCCACCTGCTGTGGTGGGTCCCATTGCCGTCGTCGTAG
- a CDS encoding universal stress protein, whose translation MTLPLVVGVDGSGPSLVAVDWAVDEAVRHGLTLRLVHASFWERYAGAVPTLGAGRFSERVLAEHLVASAAERAARRAPGLGITTDILPAEAVDGLLHEGANAHALVVGDRGRGELKGLLLGSASLGVAARARCPVIVVRGDDAGVVGLHERILLGVGDAVTGERAAGFAVREAEARGCTLDAVRAWRHGAPIGEAPDDPERRATALLDDALRAPLAAHPAVRVRRATVEGPARTVLVDRSAAADLVVLGARRRHDHFGLQLGRVGHTLLHHAQCPVAIVPQLA comes from the coding sequence ATGACACTCCCCCTGGTCGTGGGCGTCGACGGTTCCGGTCCCAGCCTGGTCGCAGTCGACTGGGCCGTGGACGAGGCCGTACGCCACGGACTGACCCTGCGGCTCGTGCACGCCTCCTTCTGGGAACGCTACGCGGGCGCCGTGCCGACGCTGGGCGCGGGACGCTTCTCGGAACGCGTCCTCGCGGAGCACCTCGTGGCCTCCGCCGCCGAGCGGGCCGCGCGGCGCGCCCCCGGACTGGGGATCACCACGGACATCCTGCCCGCCGAGGCCGTCGACGGCCTGCTGCACGAGGGCGCCAACGCGCACGCCCTCGTGGTCGGCGACCGGGGCCGCGGCGAGCTGAAGGGTCTGCTGCTCGGCTCCGCCAGCCTCGGAGTCGCGGCCCGGGCCCGGTGCCCCGTGATCGTGGTGCGGGGCGACGACGCGGGCGTGGTCGGCCTGCACGAACGGATCCTGCTCGGCGTCGGGGACGCCGTCACCGGTGAGCGGGCGGCCGGCTTCGCCGTCCGGGAGGCGGAGGCGCGCGGATGCACCCTGGACGCCGTACGTGCCTGGCGGCACGGGGCGCCGATCGGCGAGGCGCCCGACGACCCCGAGCGGAGGGCGACGGCCCTGCTGGACGACGCGCTGCGCGCCCCGCTCGCCGCACACCCCGCCGTCCGGGTGCGCCGTGCGACCGTCGAGGGCCCGGCACGGACCGTCCTGGTGGACCGCTCGGCGGCGGCCGACCTCGTGGTCCTGGGCGCACGCCGCAGGCACGACCACTTCGGCCTCCAGCTGGGCCGGGTCGGCCACACCCTGCTGCACCACGCCCAGTGCCCGGTCGCGATCGTCCCGCAGCTGGCCTGA
- a CDS encoding carboxylate-amine ligase — translation MRIGVEEEFHVLEVESGLLVPRADAVLRRLPGQTFTTELQPCTVEANSAVHTSLQDLYADLTGMRRELDAAASSLGLAVVASGTAPLAPAASANPTAEDRYRHMAEEYRRVADEQLICGAQVHVDVPDRDTAVRVMCEVSPWLPALLALSASSPFWQGTDTGYASWRTLLWQRWPTAGPPGCYESAAEYDAAVEDFVRAGVISDTGMVYYDVRPSDHLRTLELRICDACPRAETVVLIAGLFRALVTEARARLRKRGTPGCASRHEWLRGASWRAARSGLEGTLVDPETHREASARQVVRKLLLRLRPALEAHGDWGTVRELAEETLAEGSAARRMRRTARREDLLGCVDMLIAETRGERGGRRPARAGLSRTVVAPTRPLAGPEAPDVVGR, via the coding sequence ATGCGCATCGGTGTGGAGGAAGAGTTCCACGTCCTGGAGGTGGAGAGCGGGCTGCTCGTACCGCGTGCCGACGCGGTGCTGCGGCGCCTGCCCGGGCAGACCTTCACGACCGAACTGCAACCGTGCACCGTCGAGGCCAACAGCGCCGTGCACACGTCCCTGCAGGATCTGTACGCCGACCTGACCGGTATGCGCCGGGAGCTGGACGCGGCAGCCTCCTCGCTGGGACTCGCCGTGGTGGCCTCCGGCACGGCCCCGCTCGCCCCCGCCGCCTCAGCGAACCCCACCGCCGAGGACCGCTACCGGCACATGGCCGAGGAGTACCGCAGGGTCGCCGACGAGCAGCTGATCTGCGGCGCCCAGGTCCATGTCGACGTCCCCGACCGCGACACCGCCGTACGGGTCATGTGCGAGGTCTCGCCCTGGCTGCCCGCGCTGCTGGCGCTGTCCGCGAGCTCGCCGTTCTGGCAGGGCACCGACACCGGCTACGCGAGCTGGCGCACCCTGCTGTGGCAGCGCTGGCCCACCGCCGGCCCGCCCGGCTGCTACGAGAGCGCCGCCGAGTACGACGCCGCGGTCGAGGACTTCGTACGGGCCGGGGTCATCAGCGACACGGGGATGGTCTACTACGACGTCCGGCCCTCCGACCATCTGCGCACCCTGGAGCTGCGCATCTGCGACGCCTGCCCGCGCGCGGAGACCGTGGTCCTGATCGCCGGGCTGTTCCGCGCCCTGGTCACCGAGGCCCGGGCCCGGCTCCGCAAGCGCGGCACCCCCGGCTGCGCCAGCCGGCACGAGTGGCTGCGGGGTGCGTCGTGGCGGGCCGCCCGCTCCGGCCTGGAGGGCACCCTGGTCGACCCCGAGACCCACCGGGAGGCCTCCGCGCGCCAGGTCGTCCGCAAGCTGCTGCTGCGGCTGCGCCCCGCGCTGGAGGCGCACGGCGACTGGGGGACCGTCCGCGAGCTGGCGGAGGAGACCCTCGCCGAGGGCTCCGCGGCCCGCCGGATGCGCCGCACGGCACGCCGCGAGGACCTGCTGGGCTGCGTCGACATGCTGATCGCCGAGACCCGCGGCGAGCGCGGCGGCCGCCGGCCCGCCCGCGCCGGACTGTCCCGGACCGTCGTGGCGCCGACCCGTCCGCTCGCGGGCCCCGAGGCCCCGGACGTCGTCGGTCGCTGA